Proteins found in one Paenibacillus wynnii genomic segment:
- a CDS encoding SagB/ThcOx family dehydrogenase yields MTRYEQQRDFLKSNFHEFKHIKTDKIKGLAQPPIVKPFDSNSLIIDLPKVSKDVVSNENIFDCINERRSTRFYSTETLSLDELSYLLWATQGITGMNKNGNTLRTVPCSGATHTFETYLIIMRVDGIGQGIYRYLPVEHKLLFMFELDELEQKVDAITLDQPFVPNFAKKASVMFAWSTTPYRSEWKYDISAHKKILIDVGHVCQNLYLASESIGAGACAIGIYDQKLIDEILGLDGDEEFVIYLGAVGKKRE; encoded by the coding sequence ATGACAAGATACGAACAACAAAGGGACTTTTTAAAATCTAATTTTCATGAATTTAAACATATAAAAACAGATAAAATCAAAGGACTTGCACAACCGCCAATTGTTAAGCCTTTTGATTCGAACTCACTAATTATTGATTTGCCGAAGGTCAGCAAAGACGTTGTGTCTAATGAAAACATTTTTGATTGTATAAATGAAAGAAGAAGTACAAGATTTTATTCTACGGAAACGTTAAGTCTTGATGAGTTATCCTATTTATTATGGGCTACTCAAGGGATTACTGGTATGAATAAGAACGGAAATACGCTGCGAACTGTACCCTGCAGTGGGGCGACACACACCTTTGAAACTTATTTAATTATTATGCGGGTAGATGGCATTGGGCAAGGAATCTACAGATACCTTCCTGTTGAACATAAGCTCTTATTTATGTTTGAATTAGATGAACTTGAACAGAAGGTTGATGCTATTACTTTAGATCAGCCCTTCGTCCCTAACTTTGCAAAAAAGGCTTCTGTAATGTTTGCATGGAGCACAACACCCTATCGCTCCGAATGGAAGTATGATATTTCAGCTCACAAAAAAATTCTCATCGATGTTGGACATGTATGCCAAAACCTCTATTTAGCCAGTGAATCCATCGGTGCAGGTGCTTGCGCAATTGGAATCTATGATCAAAAGCTAATTGATGAGATTTTAGGATTAGACGGTGATGAAGAATTTGTTATCTATCTAGGTGCAGTTGGGAAGAAACGAGAATAA